GGTAAGCGATGTCGAAAATGCCGAACCAGCAATCCCGTATTTAGGTATTAGAATAATATTAAGCACGATATTACTAATCACCGTAAATAACGAGGTGTACATATTTAATTCCGGCATTCCCCTGCCAGCCAAGTCATTGGATAAAATCCGATCGACTGAAAAGAAGATGATGCCTGGTAATAAGAAATAAAGGACATAGGCGCTCTCTACATATTCTTTCCCATACATTAATACAATAATAAATTTTCCAGCTAAATAAAAAACGAGTCCTGTAAACAATGAAAAGACCAAGATATTGCGAGCAATATACGAAGTTAATCGATTTTTTTCACTATCGTCATTGATAGACGCTACCTTTGGAAATAACACGGTTGAAATCGCTTGGGATACGACCCATAATTTCTCAGCAATTCCAACGGCAACCCCGTAGATTCCTACCGCCTGCGGATTCAAAAACATTCCGATTAAGAAAATGTCCGCCCGGTAATTGATAAAAGAAAGGATATTACTAAAATGTGCTTTATAACCGTATCTCAGTGATTCTTTGAAATAGCCGACTGAGAAGCTGCCTTGTTTAAAGGAGAGCTTTAATCTCTTTTTAAAAAAGTACATCGATAAGATATATTGAATAACTAATGAGAAGATAAAGGAGACAACTGCGCCAATTAACCCCCATTTAAAGAACATAAGCCCAATAATGAGAAATAATAGAGCTGAAATCTGTCTCAAGAGAGAAATCGTATTATAGGATGCAAAGTCATTTTTCGCCTGAAACAGGACGAGGTAAAATTCGTTTAATACTAGTAATGGGACAAAGAGGAGTGCGAGGTAAAATAAATGAAGCGGAACTCCTTCAGTAAAATCTGCACCAAAATAGTTTAAGTAAATAAAGCCGATGATTAGGGCCGCAATTCCTATCAATAGTCCAACAATGGTATTGGTTTTATATACGGTACTGGCATTGTAATTATTTTTACCAACGAAATAGACGGAAGAGGTCCCGATTCCCAAGTTTAGGAACGAGAACAGCATTGTCGGTACAAGGATAATTAGGTTATATTGTCCGTTCCCGGTGCTCCCAAGCCATCTAGCGATAATGATCGAACTTAACAAACCTAACAGAATAGCAGTGACTTGCCGGCCGAGTGTCATAATAATGTTTTTAGCAAAATCCTTGTTATTTCCCATGTGTATAGCACCTTTATCTTTACTAAAATTAAAGACGAAAATAAATAAAAGGAGTTAAACTCCTTTTATTAGTGGCTGTGTTAGATTAGCCTGGTTGATTGGAGCTCCAGGCGCTACGCTTTCCGCGGGCTCGCGCGTGAGCCTCCTCGGTCGTTCCGACCTGCGGGGTCTCACTCAGCTCGTTCTTCCCGCAGGAGTCAAGCGCCTTCCGCTCCAATCAAACAAAGTTACAATTTACACAGCCATTTTTATACAGTTTCTATAACTTAAAGTAATTTTCGTTAGAAGTTTTGATTACGTTTCTTGTATCGAAAATGACTTTGCTCTTTTCGCTTACTAATGCGTAGTCAACGTTTGTGTGGTCGGTTAGAACCAACGTTATATCTGCACTTTCGATGAGCTCTTCGGTTAATTCGTATGTCTTAACGATTTCACCGTCTAATTTAAAGTTTGTTACGTATGGATCGACAACTACCACTTCAGCACCTTTATCCTTCAGCATGGTGATAATTGGAAGGGAAGGAGATTCTCTGACATCATCAATATCCTTTTTATAGGCTACCCCTAATACAAGTACCTTTGAACCGTTTAAGGATTTTGCGTACTTGTTTAAGATATCCAATGAGCGGTTAACCACGAATTCTGGCATCGAATTGTTGATTTCCCCTGCTAATTCAATCAGTCTTGTGTGGTAATTATATTCTCTAGCCTTCCATGTTAAATAGAACGGATCGATTGGGATACAGTGACCGCCTAATCCAGGGCCTGGATAAAACGCCATGAAGCCATATGGCTTCGTTTTCGCTGCGTCAATTACTTCCCAGACATCGATGCCCATTTTATCACAAAGAATAGCCATTTCATTTGCTAAGGCAATGTTGATATGTCTGAACGTGTTTTCAAAGATTTTTTCCATCTCAGCAACCGCAGGGCTTGATACTTCATGAACATCACCCTCTAAAACGGACTGGTACATTGCTGCCGCAACTTTTGTACAGTTCTTTGTAATCCCGCCGACAACCTTAGGGGTGTTTTTGGTATTGTAGACTTTGTTACCTGGATCGACACGCTCAGGAGAATAAGCAACAAAGACTGTCTCCCCTACGATCAATCCCTTTTCTTCTAAAGCTGGCTTCACGATTTCTTCTGTCGTGCCAGGGTAAGTAGTTGATTCAAGAACAACTAACATTCCTTCATGCGCATATTTCGCGATTTCTTTTGATGACATTTCCACATAGGAAGTATCTGGCTGCATATGACGATCTAAAGGTGTCGGAACACAAATCGCAACAGCATCTACTTCGGTAATTTTTGAATAATCCGTTGTAGCAATCAATGAGCCAGCTTTAACCATATCAGCTAACTCTTCGTCAACGACGTCACCGATGTAGTTATGGCCTTCATTTACTTGAGCTACTCTGCTCTCTTGTACATCAAAGCCAATAACTTTATAGCCAGCCTTTGCTTTTTCAACAGCTAGCGGCAATCCAACATATCCTAACCCAACAACACCGATAACGGCTGTCCGATTGGTAATCTTATTTAATAAACTTTCAAATGAACTCATGATTTAGCCTCACTTTTTCGATCTACTTTTAGTGCGTCTGTGATGAACTTATACAATACTAAAAATACAATCATTAATTGGAATCCTAACGCAGCTGCAGTTAGGGCATTTAGAAATGGTTTATTGATAACAGGAACGACAGTAACATCTGCCAATTCAGGCTTTTCTAGCTTTGATATTTTTTTATTATCGCGATGATATTTAATTTTATAGTCAATAATTAATTTCTGATTTTTGGTAAATTCCTCCATTGCCGGACCCATGTCCTGCCCTGCCTCTACCGCCTCGATCACTTGATTAGTATAATAATCCATATGTTCTTCCAGAAAAGCAATATTCTCTTTTGATTCCTCAAGGTCATCTCGAGATAATTTAACGGCTGATTCTTGACGCGTAAAATTATCTTCCAAGCGTTCTAGATAATTTTTTGAAATCTTATTTATATTCTTTTCAACTTCTTCTGAATTCGTACCATCCAGTGTAATCAGGATTTGAAAATTACCTGGAAGGATGATATCAAGCTTTAATGTTTCAGGTAACTGATTTTTATAGAAACCTTTTTGTACATTTGGCTTCGTTAATCCATCATTATTAGCATTACCTGTGAATATCAAGGCAGTCCCACGGTACGTTTCTTGAAACCTTGTTTGTTCATACACATACCCCAGCCCAGCGAAGAGGATGGTTACGAGTAGGATCAGCCATTTTCGTTTCCACAAATATTGCAAGTATTGAACGATAGTATTTGCTGTATTATTCATTTTTTCACAATCCCTAAATGTAAAATTCCTCAATCTTTTTCACTACATATTCTTGCTGTTCCGCTTTTAATTCAGGGAACATTGGCAATGATACTGCTTCTTTACATGCCTGTTCTGAAATTGGAAAATCACCTTCACGATATCCTAAATATTCAAACACTGGCTGTAAGTGAAGTGGAACTGGATAATAAACCATCGAGTCAATGCCATTTTCTTTTAGGAATGCTTGAAGCTCATCTCTTCTTTCCACTCTAAGTGTATATTGGTGGAAAACATGATAATTTTCTTCTCTGACTACTGGAGTTTTGATTTGTGGAACCTTTGCATTCAACAACTCTGTGTAATAGGCTGCTCTCTCTCTTCTTTTTTCACTCCACTCTGGAAGGTGTGGGAATTTAACATTTAAGATTGCTGCCTGTAACTCATCTAAGCGACTATTGTAGCCTAGAACACGGTGGTAATACTTAGGTTTACTGCCGTGAACACGGATAACCCGCATTTGTTCAGCAATTTCGTCATCTTGAGCCACAATCATTCCGCCGTCGCCGTAAGCTCCCAAGTTTTTCGTTGGGAAAAAGCTATAAGTAATAGCGTCGCCAATTTCTCCCACTTTCCTGCCTTTGTATTCAGCACCAATTGCTTGAGCTGCATCTTCAATCACATATAAATTATGTTTCTTGGCGATTTCCATGATTGGATCCATATCAGATGACTGTCCATAAAGGTGAACAGGAATAATCGCCTTTGTTTTATCTGTGATCGCTGCTTCTATTTTGCTTGGGTCGATGTTGAAGGTATCCGGTTCGATGTCAACAAAAACAGGTTTGGCCCCAGCTCTTGCCACTGCTCCAGCGGTAGCAAAGAATGTAAAAGGAGTGGTGATAACCTCATCGCCTTCTTTCACACCACATGCTTGTAGGGCAATATGTAAGGCGTCACTTCCATTGGCTACTCCAATACCATGTTTCGCATTTGCAAATTCAGCAACGGACGCTTCAATTTTCCTTACATGGTCACCAAGGATAAACTTTGATGAGCCCATTACTTCATCGAGTGTATGAATAATTTCTTCTCTTAAACCATTATATTGTTCAGATAAGTCAAGCATAGGTACTCTCATGAATTACTTCTCCTTAAGACGTAATAGTAGTAAAAAACCACGGAAGTAATTATACCACTCCCATAGTAAATTCATATTAATGTAAGCTTATTTTAGATAATTCTCCATAAATTCGACAAATTTATGGAGGTTTACCTTAATATTTTTCCAATTGTTGCTAGAATAATGTATATATCCTCAAAAACTGATCTTTTTTCAATATACTCTAAATTAATTTTTAATTTATCGACCATAATTTCTTCAATATACGTTTTTTCAGGGTTCTCGCTTTTCCCTAGTATTTCATTTTCACTGCTGTATTTAATTGAGGCGTAATCGGTGATCCCGGGTCTCACATCAAAAATCTTTTTTTGGACTTGATTATAATAGGCCGTATAGCGTGGTACTTCTGGCCGCGGGCCAACGAGGCTCATATCGCCCTTTAATACATTAATCAGCTGCGGCAATTCATCGAGCTTTGCCTTGCGCAGAAAGTTGCCGATTTTCGTAACCCGGCTATCCTTGCCCACCGTAATTTGTGTACCCTTTTTCTCAGCATCAGTCACCATTGTTCGGAACTTCAATATCTCAAATGGCTTTTCATTCCGTCCCACCCTAGTCTGTTTAAAAAAGATGGGTCCCTTTGAATCTAACTTTATCAGAATTCCAATGATTAAAAAGAACGGAGATAAAATAACCAATCCAACTAAGGAAAACATAATATCAAAGACTCGCTTGAAAAAATCATTTAAAAGAAAACTTCTTTGTTTATGCTGTAATGCTGTTTTTTCTTCCATACAACATCACCCTATTTTTTGTATTTTTTCGCAAGCTCCACTACAGCATTAGCCGCATATTGAACTTCTTCGATTGTCATCCTTGGATATAACGGCAGTGAAATCGCCCCATTAAATGCCTTTAACGCATTCGGATAATCTTCTGCATTATAGCCAAGTCGTTTGTAATATGGCTGCATTGGTACTGGGATAAAATGAACGCTTGTTCCAACGCCCATTTCCTTTAGCTTCTCAATGAATTCCGCCCGGTCAATCGTAAACTTCTCTTCATCAAGTCTGATTACATATAGGTGCCATGCATGGCGGTTTACATCATCACTATAAGGTAGTGTAATTCCGTCTACTGTTGATAAAACCTCATTGTACATTTTTGCGTATTGCTCACGAGTCTGTTGCATTTTTTCTAGCTTGCTTAACTGAACAAGGCCAAATGCTGCTTGAATATCGGTCATATTATATTTATACCCTGGATATTCCACTTCATAATACCATGAGCCTTTGTCCGCATAACGATTCCATGCGTTTTTACTCATTCCGTGAAGGCTCATAATCCGTAATTTATCGGACATTTCTTCGGAGTGAGTAGTGACTAAGCCGCCTTCGCCTGTAACAAGGTTCTTAGTAGCATAGAAGCTGAAACAAGTGAAATCGCCAATGCTGCCAATCATTCTGCCTTTGTATTGCGTATAGATGGCATGTGCTGCGTCCTCAATTACCACTAGATTATGCTTTTTGGCAATTTCCATAATTGGATCCATGTCACAAGGGTAGCCAGCGAAATGGACAGGAATAATACCTTTTGTTTTATCGGTAATCTTAGCTTCAATTAAGTTTGGATCAATATTCATCGTCACTGGATCAATATCAACAAATACTGGTGTTGCGCCAGTGTGAATAATGGTGTTTGCACTTGCTACAAACGTATATGGAGTGGTGATAACTTCATCCCCAGGTCCAATTCCTGCTGCTAACTGGGCGATATGTAATCCAGCCGTACAAGAGTTCAAAGCGATACCGTAATCAGCATTTACATATTGTTTAATTTGGTTTTCGAATTCAACTGTTTTCGGTCCTTTGCTCAGCCAATTGGAGTGGATCGTGTCGATTACCTCTTTAATTTCTTCGTCTTCAATTAAAGGTAAGGCATATGGAATAGTCTTCATTATCGTTTGCACCTCTATTGTATAATCATTATTTTGATAAGACGTCTATAAATCTTTGAGAAAGTACTCGGTAGTCATGTGTTTTCATAACAAATTCTTTGCCGTTTTTCCCCATTTGTTCCCGCTCAGCGTTACTTTTCTTCATCATTTCCCTAACCGCCTGAACAATCTCTTTTGGATCCTCGGGTTTCATTGAGATACCACATCGAGCTTCTTCGACTAGATCGTTCCCGGCTTCAATTCCATGAATAACTGGTTTTCCAGACATTAAATAATCCAATAGTTTATTAGGACTCACACCAAACTGATACAACGGACTTCTCCGCCAGCCAATATAATTACAATCCATTTTTCCTAAGAAGTCAGGAATCGCTTTTTTATTGATAACTGGAAGAAAATGAATGTTTTCAATCCCCTTTTGTTTGGCCATTTGAATTAGCTGATCACGTTCAGGTCCTTTTCCAACAAGAACAAACGAAACGGGGTCATCTTTCATGTCTTCAGCTGCTTCGATTAAAAACTCCATGGCATTAGCAATCCCATGAGTACCCGCATATCCAACCAAGAAATGGTCTTTATCTCTTAATTCGCGAATCACTCTATCATGTTCGTCTGGGATTTTTTCAGTGGCATCCTCCCACTGCTCTATATCAATCCCATTTGGCAAATAGTAAAACTTCTCAGGGTCCATACCATGCTCAATCATGTGCTTATCCGCTTTTGGCAGCAGCGAAACTACTTTATCGGCATTCTTGTAGGCATCATTTTCGCCCTTTTGCATCACCATGATAAATGGATGATACGGAGACATATTGCCTAACAGCATCGGCGATAACGGCCATAAATCATGAACTTCAAAAACTAACTGCGCATTTGCCTTCTTGGCAATTCTTTTCGCCGGGTACATATCCAATGGATAAGTAGAGGAGGCAATAACGGCATCGGGTGCTGTTAATTCAACAATCTTATTGACGTTTGTGCTTAACTCTTTCATGAAGGCGAGGATATTCTTAATCCGGCCAAATCCATTCCCTTCATAGACTGGAGTTCGAATCCAAATATATCGAATTCCGTCCAGTACTTCTACTGTCCAATCTTCCTTCATTTCGGGCTGCTTCGTTCGAATATGGGAATGCGAAGCGGCCATAATTGTCACGTTATGGCCGAGTTTAACCCATTCCTTTGCAAGATAATAGGGCCGGTATTCCATACCGTGCACATTTGACCCTGCATAATGGTTTATAAGTAAAATATTCATTTTATCCCACCAGTTTATTGGTTTCGTAACAGCTGGTCCGCTGGTACATCTCTGAGTTTCCGTGCTGGTGATCCAACCACTAGCTCTTCGCTCTTTACGTCTTTTGTTACTACACTAGCTGCAGCGACTGTACCATCCTCTTCAATCGTTCTACCAGGAAGAATCGTTGAATTAGCGCCAACACGCCCGCCATTTTTAATCGTAACACCTTTAAAATGGTTAAATCTTTCTTTTGTTCTTGCCATATAGTTATCATTTGTCGTTACTACATATGGAGCAATAAAAACATAATCCCCAATGGTTGAATAGGCAGTAATATAACAATTCGTTTCTAATTTGCAGTTTCTGCCCACAGTGCAATCATTTTCTACCGCAACACCTCTGCCGACAATAGTTTTCGTTCCGATGGTAACTCGTTCACGAATAGTAGCTAAGTCTGCAACAAAGACATCATCAGCAATTTCTGCATTCGCATAAATGATTGCTGAGGTGCCAACTGTAACTCCGTCACCAATTATTGTCGGAGGCAGTTTTTTTGTTTCTGGTAATATAGAAGCTTTAGCCCTTGTTGGCTGTTTTCCGATTACAGCGTTGTCTTGAATAATAACATTATTGCCAATTTTAACACCATCATATATTACAACATTATGACCTAGTGTTACATTCAACCCAAACTCAACATCTTCGCCAATAACAACATTTTGTCCTGTAGAAATCTTCTGCACCATAAACATCTTCCTCATTATATATTAATTATTTTAAATCGCTAATTTAACCAAATCAAAAGATCTAAATTATGTATTGCTTGATTATCGTATAACGCGGTAAAGAAAGAACGAGAGGTCCATTCCCTATGTCCTATCGTTCCTCTTTATTAATATGCTGCATTTAATACCTCTTTTATCTTATCGTGATTTGGCTTCGTCGTATTTTTTTTGTTGGTAATAGATAAGAGTGTGGTTCTTAATGCCTCTTTATCATGAATCTTTTGCTCGATTGTAGAAAGAACTTCTTCAGCATCTAGTTCTGTTGCTTTTCCAATATAAATTTTCGAAAAAACCTGACCAGGATGCACTTCTTCTTCATTCAATATTTCTTCATAAAGTTTTTCACCAGGACGCATTCCTGTGTACTCAATTTTTATCTCATCTTCAGTAAAACCAGAAAGCTTAATTAGATTTGAAGCGAGGTCTACAATTTTGACTGGTTCGCCCATATCTAATACAAACACCTCACCACCTCTTGCAAGTGAACCCGCCTGAATTACAAGGCGTGAGGCTTCAGGGATTGTCATGAAGTAGCGCGTCATATCTGGATGGGTAACCGTTATAGGGCCACCATTTGCTATTTGTTTTTTGAATAATGGGATAACGCTACCACGGCTTCCTAAAACATTCCCAAATCTAACAGCAACAAATCTCGTCTTGCTTTTTCGATCGAGATTCTGAACAACTATTTCGGCTATACGTTTTGTAGCGCCCATTACACTTGTTGGATTTACAGCTTTATCTGTAGATATCATTACAAATGTATCGACTCCAGCAATATCAGCGGCTTCTGCAACATTTTTTGTACCATAAATGTTGTTTTTTACTGCAGCCTCAGGGTTTCTCTCCATAAGCGGTACATGTTTGTGTGCTGCGGCATGAAAAACAAAAGATGGCTTATACTTCATCATAATATCAATCATTCGGTCACGGTCTTGAATATCCGCAATTTCTGTACATAATTCAATCTGATTCCGATATTTTGATTTTAATTCCATTTCAATATGATAGATGCTATTCTCACCGTGCCCTAATAACACAACTCTTTGTGGATTAAAAAGGCATAGTTGTCTGCATAGCTCAGAACCAATCGAACCTCCAGCACCTGTAATTAACACGGTTTGATTTTCAATTTTATCCGCAATTCCTTTTGTATCAAGTTGAACTGGTTCACGTCCAAGTAAATCCTCAATTGATACATCACGTATTTCATTAATAGAAATTTTCCCTGATGCAAGGTCACCAATCATCGGTAATATTTGGACATTATTAACATGTTTCTTTGCGGTTGTAATAATTTGATCCAGCTGTTGTTTTTTCAAGGATGGTATGGCAATCACAACATGTTCAATCTTATAACGCTTGACTACCGTTTCTATATCATCGATAGCTCCTGCCACAGGTAAACCGCCAATATTTAAATGTTGCACAGTTGTATTATCATCTAGAAAAGCTACTGGCTGCAAATCTGTAGTCGGATGCTCCTTTAATTGACGTAGAAGCATTCTTCCAGTTGATCCTGCTCCAATAATCAATGTTCGCTTTCTTTTTGCTGGTTGAATTCCTTTTGATTTAAATTGCACTTCAAAGATAACTGTTTGCGCAAATCTCCACCAAAAGCGAATCCCGCCAAGCATTAGAATATGAAGCATGTACGTTAACGTTAAACCACGTGCATAAATATTATTGAACATCAGCTTCTGTATGACGGCAGTAATAATAACCGATGATGTAACAACACTAAAAAGACCCACTAATTCTTCCATACTGGCATAGCGCCATACTCGGCGATACAGCCCAAAAATATAAGCAAAAAGATGGTGGGTGATAAGTAATGTTATGGGTGTTACAATAATAACCTCGGTTACAATATATGATGAAAAAGGGTTAAGCAGAAAATGTGAAACGAAAATTGAAACTAATACTACGGCCGAGTCAATACAGACAAGACTAAACATTCTTGCCCGATACCTCATAAGACCCCTCCTAATTATTTACTCGAATATTTATGTGATTTCACCGTGGTAATTATATCACAGTGGGTAGTTTTTTGTTATTAATTGATGAAAAATGTAATATATTCGTTATTCTTAACATGTACCTGTACCAAAAATTCATTTCATTAAAGATCTTCCAACTATTCAATTTCCTTTCCTTTTAGGTAGACGGATAATATAGCCAAAAGGTTTCTGGTTGAAAATTTTTTATCTTATTTATATGGTGCCGAATGCATTTATTTTTAATTCAACATTGGGTATTATAAGTTAGAATTTAGAGAAATGTAAAGAAGGAAGTACACTCGAATAGTTTATTGAATAAAAAGTAATATAAGTACAAAAATAGCCCTAATTTCTGGTTACAGAACTAGGGCATATTTTTTACATTTTTTAATTTTCAATTTGTTTCTTTACATTATCTGTTACGACACCCGTACCACCTAAGATAACCACGTTCCTTACTTTTTTGGTAATGAGTACGTCTTGGGTAACATATGGCAGTGAATTCTGTTCAACAAGTAAAAGAGGTGCATTTTGTTTTGCTGCTAAAACCGCTCCTGTTAATGCATCTGCATAAGTTCGCCCATTTGCGATAAATACCTTCTCTGCAGGTAAATTAAGCTTTTCCACAAAGTTTGCAGCCGTTTCAAAACGAGTTAAACCGTCGATTCGAACTGCTCCTGGCAGATCCTTAAAGACAACTTGATTAATAACACCTTCACCACCAACAACAATTGTTTTCTTTTTCCCAATTAACATTTTTCTGGTTTCCGGTGGGATTGAATCTTTTGCTGTTAGAAGAATAGGAAAACCATTTCTTGCTGCATACGAGGCAGCTGCAAGAGCGTCAGGAAAATCATAGCCGTATGCTATTACCGCCGTTTCAGGGTTTCCACCTAATTTTTCAGCAATTAAACTAGCTGTTTCATAGCGATTTTTCCCTGCCAGTCTTTCTATTTTATTTACTCCTAAGGTAGCTAACTCTGTTTCGATTCCCTTTGAAATAACTAGTGGACCACCAAGAATAATTGCATTTTTAGCACCCAGATCTTTTATTACTTTTTTTGTATCAGGTGTTAAACCTTCTGTTTGTGTTAAAAGAATAGGTGCATTTAATTTATAGGCAAGAGGTGCTGCTGCCAATGCATCTGGAAAGTCATATCCCCTTGTAATAATAACGGTATCAGCAGAAGTCCAGCCAGCCCTTGCTACCGCAATAGCTGTATCAAAACGACTTAACCCAGAAAGACGTGTAACACTTGGCTTAATGATTTCGTAGTCTACATAAATACCTCGACTTCTTAACGTTTCAATGATTGCAGTAGATTCTTTATTTAGTGGATTACC
This Neobacillus sp. YX16 DNA region includes the following protein-coding sequences:
- a CDS encoding flippase, with product MGNNKDFAKNIIMTLGRQVTAILLGLLSSIIIARWLGSTGNGQYNLIILVPTMLFSFLNLGIGTSSVYFVGKNNYNASTVYKTNTIVGLLIGIAALIIGFIYLNYFGADFTEGVPLHLFYLALLFVPLLVLNEFYLVLFQAKNDFASYNTISLLRQISALLFLIIGLMFFKWGLIGAVVSFIFSLVIQYILSMYFFKKRLKLSFKQGSFSVGYFKESLRYGYKAHFSNILSFINYRADIFLIGMFLNPQAVGIYGVAVGIAEKLWVVSQAISTVLFPKVASINDDSEKNRLTSYIARNILVFSLFTGLVFYLAGKFIIVLMYGKEYVESAYVLYFLLPGIIFFSVDRILSNDLAGRGMPELNMYTSLFTVISNIVLNIILIPKYGIAGSAFSTSLTYTLCTMIKIIIFKRVTGTKYKDILFISKADIIGAKNMIKRVGGRG
- a CDS encoding nucleotide sugar dehydrogenase codes for the protein MSSFESLLNKITNRTAVIGVVGLGYVGLPLAVEKAKAGYKVIGFDVQESRVAQVNEGHNYIGDVVDEELADMVKAGSLIATTDYSKITEVDAVAICVPTPLDRHMQPDTSYVEMSSKEIAKYAHEGMLVVLESTTYPGTTEEIVKPALEEKGLIVGETVFVAYSPERVDPGNKVYNTKNTPKVVGGITKNCTKVAAAMYQSVLEGDVHEVSSPAVAEMEKIFENTFRHINIALANEMAILCDKMGIDVWEVIDAAKTKPYGFMAFYPGPGLGGHCIPIDPFYLTWKAREYNYHTRLIELAGEINNSMPEFVVNRSLDILNKYAKSLNGSKVLVLGVAYKKDIDDVRESPSLPIITMLKDKGAEVVVVDPYVTNFKLDGEIVKTYELTEELIESADITLVLTDHTNVDYALVSEKSKVIFDTRNVIKTSNENYFKL
- a CDS encoding Wzz/FepE/Etk N-terminal domain-containing protein, with product MNNTANTIVQYLQYLWKRKWLILLVTILFAGLGYVYEQTRFQETYRGTALIFTGNANNDGLTKPNVQKGFYKNQLPETLKLDIILPGNFQILITLDGTNSEEVEKNINKISKNYLERLEDNFTRQESAVKLSRDDLEESKENIAFLEEHMDYYTNQVIEAVEAGQDMGPAMEEFTKNQKLIIDYKIKYHRDNKKISKLEKPELADVTVVPVINKPFLNALTAAALGFQLMIVFLVLYKFITDALKVDRKSEAKS
- a CDS encoding DegT/DnrJ/EryC1/StrS family aminotransferase produces the protein MRVPMLDLSEQYNGLREEIIHTLDEVMGSSKFILGDHVRKIEASVAEFANAKHGIGVANGSDALHIALQACGVKEGDEVITTPFTFFATAGAVARAGAKPVFVDIEPDTFNIDPSKIEAAITDKTKAIIPVHLYGQSSDMDPIMEIAKKHNLYVIEDAAQAIGAEYKGRKVGEIGDAITYSFFPTKNLGAYGDGGMIVAQDDEIAEQMRVIRVHGSKPKYYHRVLGYNSRLDELQAAILNVKFPHLPEWSEKRRERAAYYTELLNAKVPQIKTPVVREENYHVFHQYTLRVERRDELQAFLKENGIDSMVYYPVPLHLQPVFEYLGYREGDFPISEQACKEAVSLPMFPELKAEQQEYVVKKIEEFYI
- a CDS encoding sugar transferase, which encodes MEEKTALQHKQRSFLLNDFFKRVFDIMFSLVGLVILSPFFLIIGILIKLDSKGPIFFKQTRVGRNEKPFEILKFRTMVTDAEKKGTQITVGKDSRVTKIGNFLRKAKLDELPQLINVLKGDMSLVGPRPEVPRYTAYYNQVQKKIFDVRPGITDYASIKYSSENEILGKSENPEKTYIEEIMVDKLKINLEYIEKRSVFEDIYIILATIGKILR
- a CDS encoding DegT/DnrJ/EryC1/StrS family aminotransferase; its protein translation is MKTIPYALPLIEDEEIKEVIDTIHSNWLSKGPKTVEFENQIKQYVNADYGIALNSCTAGLHIAQLAAGIGPGDEVITTPYTFVASANTIIHTGATPVFVDIDPVTMNIDPNLIEAKITDKTKGIIPVHFAGYPCDMDPIMEIAKKHNLVVIEDAAHAIYTQYKGRMIGSIGDFTCFSFYATKNLVTGEGGLVTTHSEEMSDKLRIMSLHGMSKNAWNRYADKGSWYYEVEYPGYKYNMTDIQAAFGLVQLSKLEKMQQTREQYAKMYNEVLSTVDGITLPYSDDVNRHAWHLYVIRLDEEKFTIDRAEFIEKLKEMGVGTSVHFIPVPMQPYYKRLGYNAEDYPNALKAFNGAISLPLYPRMTIEEVQYAANAVVELAKKYKK
- a CDS encoding glycosyltransferase family 4 protein, coding for MNILLINHYAGSNVHGMEYRPYYLAKEWVKLGHNVTIMAASHSHIRTKQPEMKEDWTVEVLDGIRYIWIRTPVYEGNGFGRIKNILAFMKELSTNVNKIVELTAPDAVIASSTYPLDMYPAKRIAKKANAQLVFEVHDLWPLSPMLLGNMSPYHPFIMVMQKGENDAYKNADKVVSLLPKADKHMIEHGMDPEKFYYLPNGIDIEQWEDATEKIPDEHDRVIRELRDKDHFLVGYAGTHGIANAMEFLIEAAEDMKDDPVSFVLVGKGPERDQLIQMAKQKGIENIHFLPVINKKAIPDFLGKMDCNYIGWRRSPLYQFGVSPNKLLDYLMSGKPVIHGIEAGNDLVEEARCGISMKPEDPKEIVQAVREMMKKSNAEREQMGKNGKEFVMKTHDYRVLSQRFIDVLSK
- a CDS encoding acyltransferase, with the translated sequence MVQKISTGQNVVIGEDVEFGLNVTLGHNVVIYDGVKIGNNVIIQDNAVIGKQPTRAKASILPETKKLPPTIIGDGVTVGTSAIIYANAEIADDVFVADLATIRERVTIGTKTIVGRGVAVENDCTVGRNCKLETNCYITAYSTIGDYVFIAPYVVTTNDNYMARTKERFNHFKGVTIKNGGRVGANSTILPGRTIEEDGTVAAASVVTKDVKSEELVVGSPARKLRDVPADQLLRNQ
- a CDS encoding nucleoside-diphosphate sugar epimerase/dehydratase, which codes for MRYRARMFSLVCIDSAVVLVSIFVSHFLLNPFSSYIVTEVIIVTPITLLITHHLFAYIFGLYRRVWRYASMEELVGLFSVVTSSVIITAVIQKLMFNNIYARGLTLTYMLHILMLGGIRFWWRFAQTVIFEVQFKSKGIQPAKRKRTLIIGAGSTGRMLLRQLKEHPTTDLQPVAFLDDNTTVQHLNIGGLPVAGAIDDIETVVKRYKIEHVVIAIPSLKKQQLDQIITTAKKHVNNVQILPMIGDLASGKISINEIRDVSIEDLLGREPVQLDTKGIADKIENQTVLITGAGGSIGSELCRQLCLFNPQRVVLLGHGENSIYHIEMELKSKYRNQIELCTEIADIQDRDRMIDIMMKYKPSFVFHAAAHKHVPLMERNPEAAVKNNIYGTKNVAEAADIAGVDTFVMISTDKAVNPTSVMGATKRIAEIVVQNLDRKSKTRFVAVRFGNVLGSRGSVIPLFKKQIANGGPITVTHPDMTRYFMTIPEASRLVIQAGSLARGGEVFVLDMGEPVKIVDLASNLIKLSGFTEDEIKIEYTGMRPGEKLYEEILNEEEVHPGQVFSKIYIGKATELDAEEVLSTIEQKIHDKEALRTTLLSITNKKNTTKPNHDKIKEVLNAAY